A window from Rhodocyclaceae bacterium encodes these proteins:
- a CDS encoding DUF2076 family protein, translating to MDEQARELLAALVNRVLRHPEEAKDIDAQRAVQRLVAARADAPYLLLQRALVLEVALAQVHAEIARLRGGAAIAANDPGMPASTPADSADSAARAAAALPSRGFLRDAAAISAGVLGGNLLVAAATALFDDDAHDTGADFDPGDLI from the coding sequence ATGGACGAGCAAGCGCGCGAACTGCTGGCCGCACTGGTCAACCGAGTGCTGCGGCACCCTGAAGAAGCGAAGGACATCGACGCACAGCGAGCAGTGCAGCGGCTGGTGGCGGCGCGCGCCGATGCTCCCTACCTGCTGCTGCAGCGGGCTCTGGTACTGGAGGTCGCGCTGGCGCAGGTGCACGCGGAGATCGCGCGCCTGCGCGGCGGCGCAGCGATCGCTGCTAACGATCCGGGAATGCCGGCGAGTACGCCGGCCGACAGCGCCGACAGCGCGGCGCGTGCCGCCGCTGCGCTTCCGTCGCGTGGTTTCCTGCGTGATGCGGCGGCGATCAGTGCCGGGGTACTCGGCGGCAACCTGCTGGTGGCCGCCGCCACTGCGCTGTTCGACGACGATGCGCACGATACCGGGGCCGATTTCGACCCCGGCGACCTGATCTAG